The following proteins are co-located in the Gallaecimonas pentaromativorans genome:
- a CDS encoding DUF1439 domain-containing protein, which produces MKKRIIAFAALALTGCAQLASLTGFSISQSELQSRLNQQLDGWSQDLGKELGVETHIDQLDIKLADQKARIDVGGEAALSRLFKAVPLAIHLSVEGTPSLEGKAVYLRNVRLLAAKADLLGYSGSLGPDTSAMGKWLTQYLDNHPVYRIPDSSPFAHIPLNMTVGDGKLQFKAAN; this is translated from the coding sequence ATGAAAAAACGCATTATTGCCTTTGCCGCCCTGGCCCTGACCGGCTGCGCCCAACTTGCTAGCCTGACCGGCTTTAGCATCAGCCAAAGCGAGCTGCAAAGCCGCCTCAACCAGCAACTGGACGGTTGGAGCCAGGATTTGGGTAAGGAATTGGGCGTAGAAACCCACATCGACCAGCTGGATATCAAACTGGCCGACCAAAAAGCGCGGATAGATGTTGGCGGTGAAGCCGCTCTCAGCAGGCTATTCAAGGCGGTGCCACTGGCCATTCACCTGTCGGTGGAGGGCACCCCGTCACTGGAAGGCAAAGCGGTTTATCTACGTAACGTGCGGCTGTTGGCCGCCAAGGCCGACTTGCTCGGCTACAGCGGCAGCTTGGGCCCCGACACCAGCGCCATGGGCAAATGGCTGACCCAGTACCTCGACAACCACCCGGTGTATCGCATCCCCGACAGCAGCCCCTTTGCCCATATCCCTCTCAACATGACGGTGGGCGACGGCAAGCTGCAGTTCAAAGCCGCTAATTAA
- the mdh gene encoding iron-dependent methanol dehydrogenase — protein MAIKALADQTFGFFIPCVTLMGLGSAAEVGPKARELGARRALIVTDAGLHKMGVSDQIATFLKAADVDAVIFPGAEPNPTDTNVHDGVKVYQDNDCDFIVSLGGGSAHDCAKGIGLVTAGGGHIRDYEGVDKSTVPMTPLIAVNTTAGTASEMTRFCIITNTDTHVKMAIVDWRCTPLVAIDDPKLMVGKPPALTAATGMDALTHAIEAYVSTAANPITDACAEKAIRLIAKWLRPAVANGQNLEARDAMCYAQYLAGMAFNNASLGYVHAMAHQLGGFYNLPHGVCNAVLLPHVCEFNLIACPERYADIADFMGLDTLGMTVTEAAEAGIGAIRELAAAIGIPANLSVLGVKEADLGVMSENAQKDACMLTNPRLATHAQVVAIFRSAL, from the coding sequence ATGGCTATCAAAGCACTTGCCGATCAAACCTTTGGATTTTTCATTCCCTGCGTCACCCTGATGGGGCTGGGCAGCGCCGCCGAAGTGGGCCCCAAGGCCCGTGAGCTGGGCGCGCGCCGGGCTCTTATCGTCACCGACGCTGGCCTGCACAAAATGGGGGTGTCGGACCAAATCGCCACCTTCCTCAAGGCCGCCGACGTGGATGCGGTTATCTTCCCTGGCGCCGAGCCTAACCCCACCGACACCAACGTCCACGATGGGGTTAAGGTCTACCAGGACAACGACTGCGACTTTATCGTCTCCCTCGGTGGCGGCAGTGCCCACGATTGCGCCAAGGGCATCGGCCTGGTGACAGCCGGTGGCGGCCATATTCGCGATTACGAAGGGGTGGATAAGAGCACCGTGCCCATGACCCCCTTGATTGCTGTGAACACCACCGCCGGCACCGCCTCGGAGATGACCCGCTTTTGCATCATCACCAACACCGACACCCATGTGAAGATGGCCATTGTCGATTGGCGCTGCACTCCGCTGGTGGCCATTGACGACCCCAAACTGATGGTCGGTAAGCCGCCGGCCCTGACCGCCGCCACCGGCATGGACGCCCTGACTCACGCCATCGAGGCTTATGTGTCTACCGCCGCCAACCCCATCACCGATGCCTGCGCGGAAAAGGCCATTCGCCTCATCGCCAAATGGCTGCGCCCGGCGGTTGCCAACGGCCAGAACCTCGAGGCCCGCGACGCCATGTGTTACGCCCAGTACCTGGCGGGCATGGCCTTTAACAACGCTTCTTTGGGGTATGTGCACGCCATGGCGCACCAGTTGGGCGGCTTTTACAACCTGCCCCACGGGGTTTGTAACGCGGTATTGTTGCCCCATGTGTGCGAGTTCAACCTGATTGCCTGCCCCGAGCGCTATGCTGACATCGCCGATTTCATGGGTCTCGATACCCTGGGCATGACCGTCACCGAAGCGGCCGAGGCTGGTATTGGCGCCATTCGCGAGTTGGCAGCGGCCATCGGCATTCCTGCGAACCTCAGCGTCCTTGGGGTAAAAGAAGCCGACCTTGGGGTGATGTCCGAGAACGCCCAGAAAGACGCCTGCATGCTCACCAACCCGCGCCTTGCCACCCACGCCCAGGTGGTGGCGATCTTCCGGTCTGCCCTGTAA
- a CDS encoding helix-turn-helix domain-containing protein gives MQKLELLHGDKRRKEAVENRLCFNGPQVELAIYDTYEPASQVALSSENLLYCAMLSGTKSMHGVSDSPQLFLPHESFVLAPGQPVWIDFPDARPQTPTTCLAIDITPARIEQVAQMLSDQRDPTLGPCQYQAKAVHCRHNGETQRLLERLIGTFIEPVAEQKILIELQLTELVMRLLRQQSRDLLLSAVEQGQIHHGLLAAMQQLKDDPSQHLDMDLLSRAACISKAQLYRLFKQELGQTPGEYLQQLRIEQARRWLTEGQMSVTEIAFELGYQSLSHFNRRFKAAAGVTPGRYRQKLN, from the coding sequence ATGCAAAAGCTCGAATTACTGCACGGCGATAAAAGACGAAAGGAAGCGGTCGAAAACCGGCTCTGTTTCAACGGCCCCCAAGTCGAGCTGGCCATTTACGACACCTACGAGCCGGCCAGCCAGGTGGCGCTCAGTTCCGAGAACCTGCTGTACTGCGCCATGCTCAGCGGTACCAAGAGCATGCACGGCGTCAGCGACAGCCCGCAGCTTTTTTTACCCCACGAATCTTTTGTGCTGGCGCCGGGCCAACCGGTGTGGATAGATTTCCCCGACGCCCGCCCGCAAACTCCCACCACCTGCCTTGCCATCGACATCACCCCGGCCCGTATCGAGCAGGTGGCGCAGATGCTAAGCGACCAGCGCGACCCGACTCTTGGCCCCTGCCAGTACCAGGCCAAGGCGGTACATTGCCGCCATAACGGCGAAACCCAGCGGCTGCTGGAACGCTTGATAGGCACCTTTATCGAACCGGTGGCAGAACAAAAAATTCTTATCGAGCTGCAACTGACCGAACTGGTGATGCGCCTGCTGCGCCAGCAAAGCCGTGACCTGCTGTTAAGCGCCGTCGAACAAGGGCAGATCCACCACGGCCTGCTGGCCGCCATGCAGCAACTAAAAGACGACCCCAGCCAGCACCTGGACATGGACCTGCTAAGCCGGGCCGCTTGTATCTCCAAGGCCCAGCTTTACCGGCTTTTTAAACAGGAGCTGGGCCAGACCCCAGGGGAATATCTGCAGCAGCTGCGTATCGAGCAGGCCCGGCGCTGGCTCACTGAAGGCCAGATGAGCGTGACCGAAATCGCCTTTGAACTGGGCTACCAGAGCCTGTCGCACTTTAACCGCCGCTTTAAGGCCGCCGCCGGGGTCACCCCGGGGCGCTATCGCCAAAAGCTCAATTAA